One genomic window of bacterium includes the following:
- a CDS encoding alpha/beta hydrolase, with protein MATRPDIAGQHTGRSAPPWPGLETEWQSVLLTSKCVDPRTARVGVGTGESILFVHGSFGFGEEQWEHQRPLSLRWRMLLVDRCGHGRSPDTGRSGWNEQSEDIANLLGGGAHLVGQSHGGTLALLAAFRRPEAVRSLTLVEPNTLGLARDDVDAEALIDRVSRVLANANDSDPAGAYAAFIGAFGFASPPATPTAMDLKCIRASLREPPPWDATIPALHRQAFPVLIVLGGWPSEDPPVRSTGRAFRAVGERLAKRLGGELATLPESFHNPQLLGAPFNERLATFLYSVDTLS; from the coding sequence ATGGCGACCCGGCCCGACATCGCGGGACAACATACTGGAAGAAGTGCTCCGCCGTGGCCTGGGCTAGAAACCGAATGGCAGTCGGTTCTATTAACCTCGAAATGTGTCGACCCTAGGACTGCACGTGTCGGAGTGGGTACCGGTGAGTCAATCCTCTTTGTCCACGGCAGCTTCGGCTTCGGCGAAGAGCAGTGGGAACACCAGAGACCACTCAGCTTACGGTGGAGGATGCTGCTGGTTGATCGCTGCGGCCACGGTCGCAGCCCTGACACCGGTCGTTCCGGCTGGAACGAGCAGTCAGAGGACATTGCCAATCTTCTAGGCGGCGGCGCGCACCTGGTCGGCCAATCTCATGGCGGCACTCTGGCGCTTCTGGCAGCCTTTCGAAGACCGGAGGCTGTGCGATCGCTGACCCTGGTCGAGCCCAACACCCTGGGACTGGCCCGCGACGATGTCGATGCTGAGGCACTGATCGACCGCGTGTCGCGCGTGCTTGCGAATGCGAACGACTCCGATCCTGCCGGTGCTTACGCGGCTTTCATAGGCGCCTTCGGCTTTGCATCCCCACCGGCGACGCCGACGGCCATGGATCTGAAGTGCATACGGGCCAGCCTCCGAGAGCCTCCTCCCTGGGACGCCACCATCCCGGCGCTGCATCGCCAAGCTTTTCCGGTGCTGATCGTGCTTGGCGGCTGGCCCAGCGAAGATCCGCCCGTACGAAGCACTGGTCGCGCCTTTCGCGCTGTTGGGGAGCGTCTCGCAAAGAGACTTGGCGGTGAACTGGCAACGCTTCCAGAGTCCTTCCACAATCCGCAGTTGCTGGGGGCGCCCTTCAACGAGCGCTTGGCAACGTTCCTCTACTCGGTAGATACCCTCTCGTAA
- a CDS encoding portal protein — translation MNEHVETVIIGGGQAGLAVGYHLGRGGRSFVILEANARVGDSWRKRWDSLRVFTPAKYNGLPGVRFPAPLLSFPTKDAVGDFQAAYAVRFHLPVKTSTKVDALHQDGNRYLVTADATTFVADNVVIATGACQIPKLPAFASQLNAGINQIHSSQYTSPAQLRDGDVLVVGTGNSGAEVALELSRTRRVSLAGSAHREIPFPHGAVGAAFALPLVRFLGTYVLTVDTPMGKKARPQFLRSGAPLIRVKAKDLAAAGVERVPRVVGVSGGRPLIEDDRVIDVPNIIWCTGFKTDFDWVHLPAFGDDGRPLQYRGVVQSLPGLYFVGLEFQYAATSGVLPGIVRDARYVARRIAATAPRPEEVPAKPAEGAFA, via the coding sequence ATGAACGAACACGTCGAAACCGTGATCATCGGCGGCGGTCAGGCAGGCCTTGCGGTCGGCTATCACCTCGGAAGGGGCGGGCGATCATTCGTCATCCTCGAAGCCAACGCGCGGGTCGGCGATTCGTGGCGCAAGCGCTGGGACTCGCTGCGCGTCTTCACACCGGCGAAGTACAACGGGCTCCCCGGCGTGCGATTCCCGGCGCCTTTGCTCTCGTTCCCGACCAAGGATGCAGTTGGCGACTTCCAGGCGGCGTACGCCGTGCGGTTCCACCTCCCGGTCAAGACTTCGACGAAAGTCGATGCCCTGCACCAGGATGGCAATCGCTATTTGGTGACGGCCGACGCAACGACGTTCGTTGCGGACAACGTCGTCATCGCGACCGGCGCGTGCCAGATCCCGAAGCTGCCGGCCTTCGCCTCCCAGCTCAACGCGGGCATCAACCAGATCCACTCCAGCCAGTACACGAGCCCGGCACAGCTGCGCGACGGCGATGTCCTGGTCGTCGGCACGGGCAACTCGGGCGCAGAGGTCGCGCTCGAGCTGTCGCGCACGCGGCGCGTGTCGTTGGCCGGGTCAGCGCATCGCGAGATTCCGTTTCCCCACGGTGCGGTCGGCGCCGCTTTCGCGCTGCCGCTGGTCCGATTCCTCGGGACCTATGTGCTCACCGTGGACACGCCGATGGGGAAGAAGGCGCGGCCGCAGTTCCTTCGCAGCGGCGCACCGCTGATCAGGGTCAAGGCGAAAGATCTCGCGGCTGCGGGAGTCGAGCGCGTGCCGCGCGTAGTGGGTGTGAGCGGCGGCCGACCTCTCATTGAGGACGATCGCGTCATCGACGTGCCCAACATCATCTGGTGCACGGGGTTCAAGACGGATTTCGACTGGGTCCACCTGCCGGCGTTCGGGGATGACGGCCGGCCGCTGCAGTATCGCGGCGTGGTTCAGTCACTGCCCGGCCTGTACTTCGTGGGTCTCGAGTTTCAGTACGCGGCGACGTCGGGCGTGCTCCCTGGCATCGTTCGCGATGCCCGCTACGTTGCGCGGCGCATCGCCGCTACCGCCCCACGCCCTGAGGAGGTGCCGGCGAAGCCGGCGGAGGGGGCGTTCGCCTAG
- a CDS encoding DUF1801 domain-containing protein, with protein MKDTQKSAKSASTKQKRYEGFTDEERAAMVDRVQEMKVAARRGPRADKADEESAVLAKIAEMPERDRAVGERLHAVITASAPALSPRLWYGMPAYAKDGKIVCHFQSAQKFKTRYATLGFSDEANLDEGAMWPTAFALTELTAAVEARIGALVKKAVS; from the coding sequence ATGAAGGACACGCAGAAGTCCGCCAAGAGCGCCAGCACGAAACAAAAGAGGTACGAGGGATTCACCGACGAGGAACGAGCCGCGATGGTGGACCGCGTCCAAGAGATGAAGGTGGCGGCGCGCCGCGGCCCCCGCGCGGACAAGGCCGACGAGGAAAGCGCCGTGCTCGCGAAGATCGCCGAGATGCCGGAACGCGATCGCGCCGTGGGCGAGCGGCTCCATGCCGTCATCACCGCGAGCGCGCCAGCCCTCTCGCCGAGACTCTGGTACGGCATGCCCGCGTATGCCAAGGACGGCAAGATCGTCTGCCATTTCCAAAGCGCGCAGAAGTTCAAGACGAGGTACGCGACGCTCGGCTTCAGCGACGAGGCGAACCTCGACGAAGGCGCCATGTGGCCGACCGCCTTCGCTCTGACGGAGTTGACCGCCGCCGTCGAGGCAAGGATCGGCGCGCTCGTGAAGAAAGCGGTGAGCTGA
- a CDS encoding histidine phosphatase family protein, with protein sequence MLAVAAGSEQLTRAMRALEAAFLIGLEGVTEIWLVRHADCYQGLAETEDPPLSRLGRDQAARLAARVRRAHPAAVYTSPYRRALETARAITDDVRVDRRLVEMALDISDDGQLDPKEPPAGVIERMRAVVDDITQRHAGGRVVAVGHGAAIIAYLTDVLGLEAAQLRVLPYYTSVSIVRALGDRRVVGAIGDTAHLE encoded by the coding sequence ATGTTAGCCGTGGCAGCAGGCTCGGAGCAGCTCACCCGGGCCATGCGAGCCCTCGAAGCCGCCTTCCTGATCGGCCTCGAAGGCGTGACCGAGATCTGGCTGGTCCGCCACGCGGATTGCTACCAAGGCCTTGCCGAAACCGAGGATCCGCCGCTCAGCCGGCTCGGCCGGGACCAGGCGGCCCGCCTCGCCGCGCGCGTCCGCCGAGCCCATCCGGCAGCCGTCTACACAAGTCCCTATCGCCGTGCGCTCGAGACCGCCCGCGCCATCACCGACGACGTGCGCGTCGACCGGCGGCTGGTCGAGATGGCCCTCGACATCAGCGACGACGGGCAGCTCGACCCCAAGGAGCCGCCGGCCGGCGTCATCGAACGGATGCGAGCGGTGGTCGATGACATCACACAGCGGCACGCCGGCGGCCGCGTCGTCGCGGTCGGGCACGGCGCGGCGATCATCGCCTACCTCACCGATGTGCTCGGGCTCGAGGCAGCGCAGCTCCGCGTGCTGCCCTACTACACGAGCGTTAGCATCGTGCGGGCGCTGGGCGATCGGCGGGTGGTAGGCGCGATCGGGGACACGGCGCACCTGGAGTGA
- a CDS encoding PaaI family thioesterase, with amino-acid sequence MEVRFDGHCFGCGPLNLEGLRLSFVPGPDGSVAEFEVPDRFQSWAGMAHGGMVALMLDEAVGWAAWHAGHPGVTGRLQVSYRRPLRLGEPIRVVASVERIRRTLVYATAFIENRDDHSRVADATATLMEVKTVVDPIGR; translated from the coding sequence GTGGAGGTCAGGTTCGACGGTCACTGTTTCGGCTGCGGCCCGCTCAACCTCGAGGGTCTGCGCCTGAGCTTCGTACCGGGACCGGATGGCTCAGTCGCGGAGTTCGAGGTGCCGGACCGATTCCAGAGCTGGGCGGGGATGGCGCATGGGGGCATGGTGGCGTTGATGCTCGACGAGGCGGTGGGATGGGCGGCCTGGCATGCGGGGCATCCGGGGGTGACGGGTCGCCTGCAGGTGAGCTACCGCCGGCCGCTGAGGCTCGGCGAGCCGATCCGGGTGGTGGCGAGCGTGGAGAGGATCCGGCGCACGCTGGTGTACGCCACGGCCTTCATCGAGAACCGCGACGACCACTCGCGAGTGGCCGACGCGACCGCGACCCTGATGGAGGTCAAGACCGTGGTGGATCCGATCGGCAGGTAG
- a CDS encoding alpha/beta hydrolase encodes MTVTTESTTNENGAGRYADVNGINLYFEIHGTGRPLILLHGGLMMGEMFGPVIPLLAQRHQVITVDLQGHGRTADIERPIDVRLLADDIAALIEHLGVERPDLVGYSLGGGVALQTAVRYPAKIRRLVVVSANIRRDAIPAEMLMQQGQVSAAAAEFMKDTPMYQEYQRVAPRPQDFPRLLDKIGQSMAKDFDFTEDVRGLQVPTLIAAADADMAPPSHYVEVFKLLDGGLRDGGWMGEGRPRGGHALAILPGLTHYNIGSSPLLATVILAFLDKE; translated from the coding sequence ATGACCGTGACCACTGAATCGACGACCAACGAAAATGGCGCCGGGCGGTACGCCGATGTCAACGGCATCAATCTCTACTTCGAGATCCACGGGACAGGTCGCCCGCTGATTCTGCTGCACGGTGGATTGATGATGGGCGAGATGTTCGGGCCCGTCATTCCACTTCTGGCGCAGCGTCACCAGGTCATCACGGTCGACCTGCAAGGACACGGCCGGACTGCCGACATCGAGCGACCGATCGATGTGCGGCTCCTGGCCGACGACATCGCCGCGCTCATCGAGCATCTCGGGGTCGAAAGGCCAGACCTCGTGGGCTACTCGCTGGGAGGCGGAGTTGCCCTGCAGACCGCGGTGAGATACCCGGCCAAGATCCGCCGGCTCGTAGTCGTCTCGGCAAACATCAGGCGCGATGCGATTCCGGCTGAGATGCTGATGCAGCAGGGCCAGGTGAGCGCGGCCGCGGCCGAGTTCATGAAAGACACCCCGATGTACCAGGAGTACCAGCGGGTCGCGCCGCGCCCGCAAGATTTCCCGCGCCTGCTGGACAAGATCGGCCAGTCGATGGCCAAGGACTTCGACTTCACCGAAGACGTGCGTGGTCTCCAAGTTCCCACGCTCATCGCGGCCGCCGATGCCGACATGGCGCCGCCGAGCCACTATGTCGAGGTGTTCAAACTGCTCGACGGCGGCCTGCGCGATGGGGGCTGGATGGGGGAGGGTCGGCCCAGGGGCGGTCACGCACTCGCGATCCTGCCCGGGCTGACCCACTACAACATAGGCAGCTCGCCACTGCTCGCCACCGTGATCCTGGCCTTCCTCGACAAAGAGTGA
- a CDS encoding DNA-binding protein, whose protein sequence is MALSTPVAPSEQDRKVIETFSRALEHVPADHAQILVDGKAPEMLAVPRPIFEILKIVADQMGKGRAISVVPTKMLVTTQQAADLLGVSRQHVVKLITEKDLPHEMVGTHRRIRMEDLIQYKRRRESTRDDALRRLSEQAERLELKY, encoded by the coding sequence ATGGCTCTCTCAACCCCAGTGGCTCCCTCCGAGCAGGATCGCAAAGTCATCGAGACGTTTTCGCGGGCTCTCGAGCATGTGCCGGCCGACCACGCACAGATCTTGGTGGACGGCAAGGCGCCCGAAATGCTTGCCGTGCCTCGGCCCATCTTTGAGATCCTAAAGATCGTTGCCGACCAGATGGGCAAGGGCAGGGCCATAAGTGTCGTCCCCACGAAGATGCTCGTCACCACGCAGCAGGCGGCGGACCTCCTCGGGGTGTCCCGGCAGCATGTGGTGAAGCTCATCACAGAGAAGGACCTGCCGCACGAGATGGTGGGGACCCATCGCAGGATCCGCATGGAGGACCTGATCCAATACAAGCGACGCCGCGAGTCCACGAGGGACGACGCCTTGCGGCGCCTGAGCGAGCAGGCGGAGCGTCTGGAGCTTAAGTACTAA
- a CDS encoding XRE family transcriptional regulator has product MVGLPGRNHEKVARPFAIRPGSLRTGDELSAPESLGGPWISGCNTYGARQDESCWLYSQLAIIVAVTKSEIGFILARARRRSGQTQADLAQAMGTTQPVVARAEAGYRMPTLGFIERWALATGAPIALTLGATPRRTQPASARRAMVRSVLGPGRFNPWERNPSPVEAELLERAGESRQHFERLKQVRGQRH; this is encoded by the coding sequence GTGGTCGGCCTTCCGGGCCGCAACCATGAGAAGGTTGCCAGGCCGTTTGCGATCAGGCCAGGATCGCTGCGCACCGGCGATGAACTGTCTGCGCCCGAAAGCCTGGGTGGGCCCTGGATTAGCGGCTGCAACACGTATGGAGCCCGACAGGACGAGTCTTGCTGGCTATATAGCCAATTGGCTATAATTGTGGCTGTGACAAAATCGGAGATCGGCTTCATTCTTGCCAGAGCGAGGCGTCGCTCGGGCCAGACCCAGGCTGACCTTGCCCAAGCGATGGGGACGACCCAACCTGTAGTGGCACGGGCGGAGGCCGGCTATCGAATGCCCACGCTCGGGTTCATCGAGAGGTGGGCTCTTGCCACTGGAGCCCCTATCGCTCTCACGCTGGGCGCCACTCCGCGAAGAACGCAGCCGGCATCGGCGCGGCGCGCGATGGTGCGGTCTGTTCTAGGTCCGGGCCGCTTCAATCCATGGGAACGGAATCCATCGCCGGTTGAGGCAGAGCTGCTAGAGCGAGCCGGCGAAAGCCGTCAACATTTTGAGCGGTTGAAGCAAGTTCGTGGCCAGAGGCACTAA
- a CDS encoding BlaI/MecI/CopY family transcriptional regulator — protein MTRREDQVGRAMSLLGPLEGRLMKLIWDSRVREPFIVRDVLALTPELAYTTVMTTLNRLADKGLLSVTKVGSHQPHKYRANGGVKEFLADSGRAEVDRLIERYGEVALAAFAARLDRLSPATREALKRLRSR, from the coding sequence ATGACTCGACGAGAGGATCAGGTGGGACGGGCGATGTCACTGCTGGGTCCGCTCGAAGGCCGGTTGATGAAACTGATATGGGACAGCCGCGTCCGCGAGCCCTTCATCGTTCGCGACGTACTGGCGCTGACCCCGGAGCTCGCCTACACGACGGTGATGACAACCCTCAACCGCCTGGCTGACAAAGGTCTGTTGAGCGTGACGAAGGTGGGCTCTCACCAGCCTCACAAGTACCGGGCCAACGGGGGAGTGAAAGAGTTCCTGGCCGATTCCGGTCGTGCGGAAGTCGATCGTCTGATCGAGCGTTACGGAGAGGTCGCGCTCGCCGCCTTCGCCGCTCGCCTCGATCGGCTGTCGCCGGCGACGCGCGAGGCCCTCAAGAGGCTGCGCTCGCGGTGA
- a CDS encoding DNA-binding response regulator — MNATSELEQGRAACDRLSWAEAFSDLVAADNREPLGAEDLELLSTAALLSGQDAQGFALMQRTHNAFLGRGDLERAALWAVRLGMWLLNAGQAAQAGGWLGRAGRLLDDGRRDCVESGYLQAAIAMQSLGTRDLAGADAAFTHALEIGERFGDADLLALSRLGHGSSLIARGEIEAGAALHDEIMVSVTSGEVSPAIAGIAYCVVIENCREVFDLRRAQEWTSALTRWCESQPGLVAFRGNCLIFRTEIMQLHGRWADAITEAERARDLLLKPPPKPFAGAAFYELAELHRLRGEFAQAEEGYRQASHMGHGPMPGLALMRFAQGHPDQAATVIRRERDEATGPAARAAVLTAFVDLMVATGDLDSARIGVAELAEIAAHIKAPILNAIASQARGAVLLAEGDPRAALQPLRRSASLWRELEAPYEGARVRVLIARACRALGDSETSAMELEAARRTFKELGALPDLAAIDTRPAATSGLSEREVEVLRLVAAGSSNRAIALRLVISEKTVARHVSNIFTKLGLSNRAAATAYAYEHGLR; from the coding sequence ATGAACGCCACGTCGGAGCTCGAGCAGGGCCGCGCGGCCTGCGACAGGCTCTCCTGGGCTGAGGCGTTCAGTGATCTGGTCGCCGCTGACAATCGCGAACCTCTTGGCGCTGAGGACCTGGAGCTGCTGTCGACCGCGGCCCTCCTCTCCGGACAGGACGCGCAGGGCTTTGCGCTGATGCAGCGCACGCACAATGCCTTCCTTGGCCGGGGCGATCTTGAGCGCGCTGCCCTATGGGCCGTGCGACTCGGGATGTGGCTGCTCAACGCCGGCCAGGCCGCCCAGGCCGGCGGCTGGCTCGGGCGCGCGGGCCGGCTACTTGACGATGGGCGGCGGGATTGCGTCGAGTCTGGATACTTACAGGCCGCGATCGCGATGCAGAGTCTCGGTACGCGCGACCTCGCCGGCGCCGACGCGGCTTTCACCCATGCCCTCGAGATCGGCGAACGCTTCGGCGACGCCGACCTGCTGGCCCTGAGCCGGCTCGGCCACGGATCTTCACTGATCGCGCGAGGTGAGATCGAGGCCGGCGCAGCGTTGCACGACGAGATCATGGTCTCGGTCACGTCGGGCGAGGTCTCGCCGGCCATAGCCGGCATCGCTTACTGCGTGGTGATCGAGAACTGCCGCGAGGTGTTCGACCTGCGTCGGGCGCAGGAGTGGACGTCTGCCCTTACTCGCTGGTGCGAGTCGCAGCCCGGCCTCGTGGCGTTTCGGGGCAACTGCCTGATCTTCCGGACCGAGATCATGCAGCTGCACGGACGCTGGGCCGATGCGATCACCGAGGCCGAGAGGGCGCGCGACCTGCTCCTCAAGCCGCCCCCCAAGCCGTTTGCGGGTGCGGCGTTCTACGAGCTCGCTGAACTCCACAGGCTGCGCGGCGAGTTTGCCCAGGCTGAAGAGGGGTATCGGCAGGCGAGCCACATGGGTCACGGGCCGATGCCGGGGTTGGCTCTTATGAGGTTCGCCCAGGGTCACCCGGACCAGGCCGCGACCGTCATCCGCCGCGAGCGCGACGAAGCGACCGGCCCAGCTGCACGCGCGGCGGTGCTTACCGCCTTCGTCGATCTCATGGTGGCGACCGGTGACCTCGACTCTGCTCGTATTGGTGTGGCTGAGCTTGCTGAGATAGCCGCACATATCAAAGCGCCGATCCTCAACGCCATCGCGAGCCAGGCCCGCGGGGCGGTGCTGCTCGCGGAAGGCGACCCGCGCGCCGCGCTGCAGCCCCTTCGCCGCTCGGCAAGCCTGTGGCGTGAGCTCGAGGCGCCTTACGAAGGGGCGCGAGTGCGCGTGCTGATCGCTCGCGCCTGCCGCGCGCTCGGCGACTCGGAAACCAGCGCGATGGAGCTCGAAGCTGCGCGCCGGACCTTCAAGGAGCTGGGCGCGCTGCCTGATCTCGCCGCCATTGACACGAGACCGGCGGCCACCTCCGGACTCTCGGAGCGGGAGGTGGAGGTTCTTCGCCTGGTCGCGGCCGGCAGTTCCAACCGCGCCATCGCCCTGCGGCTGGTGATCAGCGAGAAGACGGTGGCGCGCCACGTGAGCAACATCTTCACCAAGCTCGGCCTCTCCAACCGGGCAGCGGCGACCGCGTACGCGTACGAGCACGGCCTGAGGTAG
- a CDS encoding type II toxin-antitoxin system PemK/MazF family toxin — MSQRSRLAHPAPRRGEIWYVFTPGQPDDPHRPRPAVVISEDVRNRLRDDLIVVPIFSAGQVGPTRVPLQARSTGLRHDSVVFCEEITTIDRDFLARGPAGTLSPKLIDAIVRGVRRSIGEVVAEP; from the coding sequence CTGAGCCAGCGAAGTCGCCTAGCCCACCCCGCTCCACGTCGGGGGGAGATCTGGTATGTGTTCACGCCCGGCCAGCCGGATGATCCCCACCGGCCACGTCCAGCTGTAGTCATTTCAGAGGATGTAAGGAATCGTCTGCGGGATGATCTGATTGTCGTCCCGATCTTTTCGGCTGGTCAAGTCGGGCCCACGCGTGTGCCATTGCAGGCGCGGTCAACAGGCTTGCGCCATGACAGTGTCGTCTTCTGCGAAGAGATCACCACGATCGACCGCGATTTTCTCGCCCGTGGCCCCGCCGGAACTCTGAGCCCCAAGCTTATCGATGCGATCGTTCGCGGTGTGCGGCGCTCGATCGGGGAGGTAGTGGCCGAGCCGTAA
- a CDS encoding PIN domain-containing protein, whose translation MAFSAFLDADVLFPVGLRDSLLWIAHFEVYSPRWSADVLKEMRKNILKEHKHVSEKDLDEMIRDMQTAFPEAEVTGYQKLIDVMPINEKDRHVLAAAVVAKVGVLVTNNLKHFPAEACGEFGVEVQSADEFLVHALSLEPFVVHEALSRQASIKRRPPMSVADVLDHLEKTAPTFANEARAAWEIKPGGP comes from the coding sequence GTGGCGTTCTCGGCCTTCTTGGATGCCGACGTCCTTTTTCCCGTCGGCCTTCGTGACAGCCTCCTCTGGATCGCTCACTTCGAGGTGTATTCGCCCCGGTGGAGTGCCGACGTCCTGAAGGAGATGCGCAAAAACATCTTGAAGGAGCACAAACACGTAAGTGAGAAGGACCTCGACGAGATGATCCGAGATATGCAGACGGCGTTTCCTGAGGCTGAGGTGACCGGGTATCAGAAGCTCATCGACGTTATGCCAATCAACGAGAAGGATCGGCACGTGCTGGCCGCGGCGGTCGTGGCTAAGGTCGGCGTTCTGGTTACCAACAACCTCAAGCACTTTCCCGCCGAGGCGTGCGGTGAGTTCGGCGTGGAGGTGCAGTCAGCCGATGAATTTCTTGTTCACGCGCTTAGCCTCGAGCCCTTCGTGGTGCACGAGGCACTGAGCCGCCAGGCCTCGATCAAGCGGAGGCCGCCCATGAGCGTTGCAGATGTCCTGGATCACTTGGAGAAGACGGCTCCCACATTCGCGAATGAAGCGCGGGCCGCGTGGGAAATCAAACCCGGGGGCCCATAA
- a CDS encoding EthD family reductase: MRRIVSLHGHPADPAAFDDYYRNTHTPLVQQIPGVSNVRFGRVQPMSDGSPAPFYLISDVYFADDAAFDAAQSSPEMAAALADVPRFATGGVTIMLCDFEDFPPAPGGPSASSIRP, from the coding sequence ATGCGCCGGATAGTTTCGCTTCACGGGCATCCCGCCGACCCGGCGGCATTTGACGACTACTACCGGAACACACACACGCCTTTGGTTCAGCAGATACCCGGCGTCAGCAACGTGCGTTTTGGGCGTGTTCAGCCCATGAGCGACGGATCGCCGGCGCCCTTCTATCTGATCTCGGACGTCTACTTCGCTGACGACGCAGCGTTCGATGCGGCCCAAAGCAGCCCGGAAATGGCTGCGGCCCTGGCCGACGTGCCGCGCTTCGCAACCGGCGGGGTGACGATCATGTTGTGCGACTTCGAGGACTTTCCGCCGGCGCCCGGCGGGCCCTCTGCTTCATCGATCAGGCCTTGA
- a CDS encoding SDR family NAD(P)-dependent oxidoreductase, translated as MSGRVAIVTGASRGIGRGVAVGLGEAGWTVYVTARTFRDGESDRPGSITKTAEQVTRAGGRGIAMRSDHSVDSETEAVFRRVEDEQGGLDLLVNNATSYSTDLGPREDAMFWDLPVKEWDQMHAVGLRSHYIASACAARMMVARRSGLIVNISSIGAIKYTGNVSYNVVKAAVDMLTLSTAEELRPYKVAVVSFWPRLTRTEALIAHPDQFADPTRAWSAEFNGRCVAALANDPRIVEKSGRALDLAEVAIEYGLADSDGRVPELRPRA; from the coding sequence ATGTCGGGCCGGGTCGCCATCGTCACCGGGGCCAGCCGCGGAATCGGACGCGGTGTGGCAGTTGGGCTGGGTGAGGCGGGATGGACGGTCTACGTCACTGCACGCACCTTTCGCGACGGCGAGAGCGATCGCCCTGGTTCGATTACAAAGACAGCTGAACAGGTAACGCGAGCCGGTGGGCGTGGCATCGCGATGCGCTCCGACCACAGCGTGGATTCGGAGACAGAAGCCGTATTTCGTCGCGTCGAGGATGAGCAGGGTGGGCTCGATCTTCTGGTCAACAATGCGACGTCCTACAGCACAGACCTAGGCCCGCGCGAGGACGCCATGTTCTGGGACCTGCCTGTCAAGGAGTGGGACCAGATGCACGCGGTCGGCCTGAGGTCGCATTACATCGCCAGCGCGTGCGCTGCCCGGATGATGGTCGCGCGGCGCAGTGGTCTTATCGTCAACATCTCTTCGATAGGCGCGATTAAGTACACGGGCAACGTGTCCTACAACGTCGTCAAAGCCGCGGTGGACATGCTCACGTTGAGCACGGCAGAGGAGCTGCGCCCATACAAGGTGGCGGTCGTCTCGTTCTGGCCGAGGTTGACACGGACCGAAGCGCTCATTGCCCACCCCGACCAGTTCGCTGACCCGACCAGAGCCTGGTCGGCCGAGTTCAATGGACGATGCGTGGCCGCACTGGCGAACGATCCTCGGATCGTCGAGAAGTCGGGCAGGGCTCTAGACCTCGCGGAAGTGGCCATCGAGTACGGATTGGCGGACTCCGACGGCCGAGTTCCGGAGCTACGTCCGCGAGCCTGA
- a CDS encoding phosphotransferase family protein translates to MSEQIRHDLELQCRSRLGRPNLRVVAVEPIPEGHSGFTYFLSVEDGGTTTRYVLRLPPPGARIAGPADVVRQGRIMAALHAARLPTPAIAVSSADPVVDGRPFVLMKAVDGARIEKAGAEQPPLEIAASAVEVLKRLHALPLDRTGIGEEAPVGLRAEMMRWAWLMQRAPEELTIRAGELGGRLAIQLPAEREPTLVHGDYHYGNMLFRGSEVVAVLDWEIAEIGQPLLDLGCLCTVSLRRRFRGAPNPGGAIDASADELYRLYGADPQEMRWYSAMSLYKYASIFGYNLMLHRRGKRPDPMYEGLTDTITGMIDEGIALLDRGV, encoded by the coding sequence GTGAGCGAGCAGATCCGGCACGACCTGGAGCTGCAGTGCCGCTCCCGCCTCGGCCGGCCCAACCTCCGCGTCGTCGCCGTCGAGCCCATCCCCGAAGGCCACTCCGGCTTCACCTACTTCCTATCCGTCGAGGACGGCGGCACCACCACCCGCTACGTCCTCCGCCTCCCCCCTCCCGGGGCGCGCATCGCCGGTCCCGCCGATGTCGTCCGTCAGGGCCGCATCATGGCCGCCCTGCACGCCGCCCGCCTCCCCACCCCCGCCATCGCGGTGTCGAGCGCCGACCCGGTGGTCGACGGCCGTCCTTTCGTCCTGATGAAAGCGGTCGATGGCGCGCGCATCGAAAAAGCCGGGGCCGAGCAGCCACCGCTGGAGATCGCCGCCTCGGCGGTGGAGGTCCTCAAGCGCCTTCACGCCCTGCCCCTGGATAGGACCGGGATCGGCGAGGAGGCACCGGTCGGGCTGCGGGCGGAGATGATGCGCTGGGCGTGGCTGATGCAGCGGGCGCCGGAGGAGCTCACGATCCGTGCCGGCGAGCTCGGGGGCCGGCTCGCGATACAGCTCCCGGCGGAGCGCGAACCGACTCTGGTCCACGGCGACTACCACTACGGCAACATGCTGTTTCGAGGCTCTGAGGTGGTGGCGGTCCTCGACTGGGAGATCGCCGAGATCGGCCAGCCGCTCCTGGATCTGGGGTGCCTGTGCACCGTCTCCCTCCGCCGGCGCTTCCGGGGCGCGCCCAACCCCGGCGGCGCCATCGACGCGAGCGCGGACGAGCTGTACCGGCTGTACGGCGCGGATCCCCAGGAGATGCGCTGGTACTCGGCAATGAGCCTCTACAAATACGCCTCGATCTTCGGCTACAACCTCATGCTCCACCGCCGCGGCAAGCGGCCCGACCCCATGTACGAGGGATTGACGGATACCATCACCGGCATGATCGACGAGGGCATCGCGCTGCTCGATCGCGGCGTGTAA